A stretch of the Cuculus canorus isolate bCucCan1 chromosome 15, bCucCan1.pri, whole genome shotgun sequence genome encodes the following:
- the SLC29A4 gene encoding equilibrative nucleoside transporter 4, whose amino-acid sequence MGSVGAERFKELSPAGTPEGNVVMSFSFDSYQLEEDELQRGSQAKGILTFMEPVSEDPEPQDRYHGIYFAMLLAGVGFLLPYNSFITDVDYLHHKYPGTSIVFDMSLTYILVALVAVILNNALVELLSLHTRISVGYLFALGPLLFVSICDVWLELFTRRQAYAINLVAVGVVAFGCTVQQSSFYGYTGLLPKRYTQGVMTGESTAGVIISLSRIFTKLLLSDEKENTVIFFFISIGMELTCFILHLLVKRTRFVRYYTTRSRKGLPELRGASEHGTGYCVHHDVTTEDVRFENRPWGQLSSPQGSPGPEAELAGSGTYMRFDVPRPKIKRSWPSFRDMLLHRYVVSQVIWAYMLSIAMTYFITLCLFPGLESEIHNCTLGEWLPILIMAIFNLSDFVGKILAALPYDWRGTHLLVYSCLRVVFIPLFIMCVYPNGKPTFGHPAWPCIFSLLMGITNGYFGSVPMILAAGKVSPEQRELAGNTMTVSYMTGLTLGSAVAYFAYSLTSTSHSTCFYTETSNSSFTSGY is encoded by the exons ATGGGCTCTGTGGGTGCCGAGCGCTTCAAGGAGCTGAGCCCAGCGGGGACGCCGGAGGGCAACGTGGTCATGAGCTTCAGCTTTGACAGCTACCAACTGGAGGAGGACgagctgcagaggggcagccAGGCCAAGGGCATTCTCACCTTCATGGAGCCAG TTTCTGAGGATCCCGAGCCCCAGGATCGATACCACGGAATTTACTTTGCCATGCTGTTGGCTGGGGTGGGATTTCTCCTGCCATACAACAGCTTTATCACCGACGTGGACTACCTGCACCATAAATACCCAG GGACCTCCATCGTCTTCGACATGAGCCTCACCTACATCTTGGTGGCCTTGGTAGCTGTCATCCTCAACAACGCACTGGTGGAGCTGCTGAGCTTGCACACCCGCATCTCTGTGG GCTACCTCTTTGCGCTGGGGCCTCTGCTCTTTGTCAGCATTTGTGACGTCTGGCTGGAGCTCTTCACCCGCAGGCAAGCCTACGCCATCAACCTGGTTGCTGTCGGGGTGGTGGCCTTTGGCTGCACAG TGCAGCAATCCAGCTTCTACGGCTACACGGGGCTGCTGCCCAAACGCTACACGCAAGGGGTGATGACGGGTGAGA GCACAGCTGGAGTCATCATCTCGCTCAGCCGCATCTTCAccaagctgctgctgtcagacGAGAAGGAGAACACAGtcatcttcttcttcatctCCATCGGCATGGAGCTGACGTGCTTCATCCTCCACCTCCTGGTGAAGCGCACCCGCTTTGTCCGCTACTACACCACCCGCTCTCGCAAGGGTCTCCCTGAGCTCCGGGGGGCTAGTGAGCACGGGACAGGCTACTGTGTCCACCATGATGTTACCACTGAAGACGTCCGATTT GAGAACCGGCCATGGGGGCAGCTGAGCTCCCCTCAAGGCAGCCCAGGCCCTGAAGCTGAGCTGGCCGGCAGTGGCACCTACATGCGCTTCGATGTCCCTCGGCCCAAAATCAAGAGGAGTTGGCCCAGCTTCAGAG ACATGCTGCTCCACCGCTACGTCGTGTCCCAGGTCATCTGGGCCTACATGCTCTCCATCGCCATGACCTACTTCATCACGCTGTGCCTCTTTCCTGGGCTGGAGTCAGAGATCCACAATTGCACGCTGGGGGAATGgctccccatcctcatcatgGCCATCTTCAACCTCTCCGACTTCGTTGGCAAG ATCCTGGCTGCCCTGCCCTATGACTGGAGAGGGACCCACCTCCTTGTCTACTCCTGCCTCCGTGTGGTCTTCATCCCCCTCTTCATCATGTGCGTCTACCCCAATGGGAAGCCCACCTTTGGCCACCCTGCCTGGCCCTGcatcttctccctcctcatGGGCATCACCAATGGCTACTTTGGCAGTGTTCCCATGATCCTGGCTGCTGGGAAAGTGAGCCCCGAGCAGCGGGAGCTGGCAG GGAACACCATGACTGTGTCCTACATGACGGGCTTGACGCTGGGCTCAGCCGTGGCGTATTTTGCCTACAGCCTCACCAGTACTTCTCACAGTACCTGTTTCTACACTGAAACCTCCAACAGCTCCTTTACATCAGggtactga
- the WIPI2 gene encoding WD repeat domain phosphoinositide-interacting protein 2 isoform X2 has product MTRSEHADFGYIKQQAGRSLAVGSKSGYKFFSLSSVDKLEQIYECTDTEDVCIVERLFSSSLVAIVSLKAPRKLKVCHFKKGTEICNYSYSNTILAVKLNRQRLIVCLEESLYIHNIRDMKVLHTIRETPPNPAGLCALSINNDNCYLAYPGSATIGEVQVFDTINLRAANMIPAHDSPLAALAFDASGSKLATASEKGTVIRVFSIPEGQKLFEFRRGVKRCVSICSLAFSMDGMFLSASSNTETVHIFKLETVKEKPQEEPTTWTGYFGRVLMASTNYLPSQVTEMFNQGRAFATVRLPFCGHKNICALATIQKIPRLLVGAADGYLYMYNLDPQEGGECTLMKQHKLDGSMEPGSEILESASHDRPLVAQTYSTAVTKGTYVPSSPTRHAYTDDLGAVGGACLEDETNSLRLDEDTALLGTCTRAFFSCSSAQEEDLEQAHADG; this is encoded by the exons atccCTTGCAGTTGGCAGTAAATCAGGCTAcaaattcttctctctttcttctgtggaCAAATTAGAGCAGATCTATGAATGCA CTGACACAGAAGATGTGTGCATTGTGGAGAGGCTGTTCTCCAGTAGTCTGGTGGCCATAGTTAGCCTTAAAGCTCCACGCAAGCTGAAAGTTTGTCACTTTAAGAAGGGGACAGAGATTTGCAACTACAGCTACTCCAACACCATCTTGGCGGTCAAACTCAACAGACAG AGGCTGATAGTATGTCTGGAAGAGTCTCTTTACATACACAACATACGAGACATGAAGGTATTGCACACAATCAGGGAGACTCCTCCCAATCCTGCAG GGTTGTGTGCTTTATCAATAAACAATGATAATTGCTACCTGGCCTATCCAGGAAGTGCAACTATTGGAGAAGTACAAGTCTTTGACACCATCAATCTG AGAGCTGCTAATATGATCCCAGCTCATGATAGTCCCTTGGCTGCTTTGGCGTTTGACGCAAGTGGTAGTAAACTTGCCACTGCATCGGAAAAG gggACAGTAATAAGAGTGTTTTCCATTCCAGAGGGACAAAAACTCTTTGAATTCCGAAGGGGAGTGAAGAG GTGTGTGAGCATCTGTTCATTGGCTTTCAGCATGGATGGCATGTTTCTGTCTGCATCCAGTAACACAGAGACGGTGCATATCTTCAAACTTGagactgtgaaagaaaa ACCTCAGGAAGAGCCTACAACCTGGACAGGTTACTTTGGAAGAGTGCTGATGGCCTCAACAAACTATCTGCCCTCTCAAGTAACAGAAATGTTCAACCAGGGTAGAGCCTTTGCTACAGTCCGCCTGCCGTTCTGCGGGCACAAAAACATCTGTGCACTTGCCAC AATCCAGAAGATCCCTCGATTATTGGTAGGAGCTGCTGATGGGTACCTCTACATGTACAACCTAGACCCCCAAGAAGGAGGAGAATGCACACTAATGAAGCAGCACAA GCTCGATGGCAGTATGGAGCCAGGCAGCGAGATTCTAGAGTCTGCATCCCATGACCGGCCATTGGTAGCGCAGACGTACAGTACCGCTGTGACTAAAGGTACATACGTGCCTTCCTCACCCACAAGGCATG CCTATACGGATGACCTGGGTGCCGTGGGTGGAGCTTGCCTGGAAGATGAAACCAATTCACTCAGATTGGACGAAGACA cTGCTCTTCTCGGCACTTGCACTCGTGCgtttttctcctgctcctcag CCCAGGAGGAAGATCTGGAGCAAGCCCATGCCGATGGGTAA
- the WIPI2 gene encoding WD repeat domain phosphoinositide-interacting protein 2 isoform X1: MNLASQSGDAGSGHLLFANFNQDNTSLAVGSKSGYKFFSLSSVDKLEQIYECTDTEDVCIVERLFSSSLVAIVSLKAPRKLKVCHFKKGTEICNYSYSNTILAVKLNRQRLIVCLEESLYIHNIRDMKVLHTIRETPPNPAGLCALSINNDNCYLAYPGSATIGEVQVFDTINLRAANMIPAHDSPLAALAFDASGSKLATASEKGTVIRVFSIPEGQKLFEFRRGVKRCVSICSLAFSMDGMFLSASSNTETVHIFKLETVKEKPQEEPTTWTGYFGRVLMASTNYLPSQVTEMFNQGRAFATVRLPFCGHKNICALATIQKIPRLLVGAADGYLYMYNLDPQEGGECTLMKQHKLDGSMEPGSEILESASHDRPLVAQTYSTAVTKGTYVPSSPTRHAYTDDLGAVGGACLEDETNSLRLDEDTALLGTCTRAFFSCSSAQEEDLEQAHADG; the protein is encoded by the exons atccCTTGCAGTTGGCAGTAAATCAGGCTAcaaattcttctctctttcttctgtggaCAAATTAGAGCAGATCTATGAATGCA CTGACACAGAAGATGTGTGCATTGTGGAGAGGCTGTTCTCCAGTAGTCTGGTGGCCATAGTTAGCCTTAAAGCTCCACGCAAGCTGAAAGTTTGTCACTTTAAGAAGGGGACAGAGATTTGCAACTACAGCTACTCCAACACCATCTTGGCGGTCAAACTCAACAGACAG AGGCTGATAGTATGTCTGGAAGAGTCTCTTTACATACACAACATACGAGACATGAAGGTATTGCACACAATCAGGGAGACTCCTCCCAATCCTGCAG GGTTGTGTGCTTTATCAATAAACAATGATAATTGCTACCTGGCCTATCCAGGAAGTGCAACTATTGGAGAAGTACAAGTCTTTGACACCATCAATCTG AGAGCTGCTAATATGATCCCAGCTCATGATAGTCCCTTGGCTGCTTTGGCGTTTGACGCAAGTGGTAGTAAACTTGCCACTGCATCGGAAAAG gggACAGTAATAAGAGTGTTTTCCATTCCAGAGGGACAAAAACTCTTTGAATTCCGAAGGGGAGTGAAGAG GTGTGTGAGCATCTGTTCATTGGCTTTCAGCATGGATGGCATGTTTCTGTCTGCATCCAGTAACACAGAGACGGTGCATATCTTCAAACTTGagactgtgaaagaaaa ACCTCAGGAAGAGCCTACAACCTGGACAGGTTACTTTGGAAGAGTGCTGATGGCCTCAACAAACTATCTGCCCTCTCAAGTAACAGAAATGTTCAACCAGGGTAGAGCCTTTGCTACAGTCCGCCTGCCGTTCTGCGGGCACAAAAACATCTGTGCACTTGCCAC AATCCAGAAGATCCCTCGATTATTGGTAGGAGCTGCTGATGGGTACCTCTACATGTACAACCTAGACCCCCAAGAAGGAGGAGAATGCACACTAATGAAGCAGCACAA GCTCGATGGCAGTATGGAGCCAGGCAGCGAGATTCTAGAGTCTGCATCCCATGACCGGCCATTGGTAGCGCAGACGTACAGTACCGCTGTGACTAAAGGTACATACGTGCCTTCCTCACCCACAAGGCATG CCTATACGGATGACCTGGGTGCCGTGGGTGGAGCTTGCCTGGAAGATGAAACCAATTCACTCAGATTGGACGAAGACA cTGCTCTTCTCGGCACTTGCACTCGTGCgtttttctcctgctcctcag CCCAGGAGGAAGATCTGGAGCAAGCCCATGCCGATGGGTAA
- the WIPI2 gene encoding WD repeat domain phosphoinositide-interacting protein 2 isoform X3, with translation MNLASQSGDAGSGHLLFANFNQDNTSLAVGSKSGYKFFSLSSVDKLEQIYECTDTEDVCIVERLFSSSLVAIVSLKAPRKLKVCHFKKGTEICNYSYSNTILAVKLNRQRLIVCLEESLYIHNIRDMKVLHTIRETPPNPAGLCALSINNDNCYLAYPGSATIGEVQVFDTINLRAANMIPAHDSPLAALAFDASGSKLATASEKGTVIRVFSIPEGQKLFEFRRGVKRCVSICSLAFSMDGMFLSASSNTETVHIFKLETVKEKPQEEPTTWTGYFGRVLMASTNYLPSQVTEMFNQGRAFATVRLPFCGHKNICALATIQKIPRLLVGAADGYLYMYNLDPQEGGECTLMKQHKLDGSMEPGSEILESASHDRPLVAQTYSTAVTKAYTDDLGAVGGACLEDETNSLRLDEDTALLGTCTRAFFSCSSAQEEDLEQAHADG, from the exons atccCTTGCAGTTGGCAGTAAATCAGGCTAcaaattcttctctctttcttctgtggaCAAATTAGAGCAGATCTATGAATGCA CTGACACAGAAGATGTGTGCATTGTGGAGAGGCTGTTCTCCAGTAGTCTGGTGGCCATAGTTAGCCTTAAAGCTCCACGCAAGCTGAAAGTTTGTCACTTTAAGAAGGGGACAGAGATTTGCAACTACAGCTACTCCAACACCATCTTGGCGGTCAAACTCAACAGACAG AGGCTGATAGTATGTCTGGAAGAGTCTCTTTACATACACAACATACGAGACATGAAGGTATTGCACACAATCAGGGAGACTCCTCCCAATCCTGCAG GGTTGTGTGCTTTATCAATAAACAATGATAATTGCTACCTGGCCTATCCAGGAAGTGCAACTATTGGAGAAGTACAAGTCTTTGACACCATCAATCTG AGAGCTGCTAATATGATCCCAGCTCATGATAGTCCCTTGGCTGCTTTGGCGTTTGACGCAAGTGGTAGTAAACTTGCCACTGCATCGGAAAAG gggACAGTAATAAGAGTGTTTTCCATTCCAGAGGGACAAAAACTCTTTGAATTCCGAAGGGGAGTGAAGAG GTGTGTGAGCATCTGTTCATTGGCTTTCAGCATGGATGGCATGTTTCTGTCTGCATCCAGTAACACAGAGACGGTGCATATCTTCAAACTTGagactgtgaaagaaaa ACCTCAGGAAGAGCCTACAACCTGGACAGGTTACTTTGGAAGAGTGCTGATGGCCTCAACAAACTATCTGCCCTCTCAAGTAACAGAAATGTTCAACCAGGGTAGAGCCTTTGCTACAGTCCGCCTGCCGTTCTGCGGGCACAAAAACATCTGTGCACTTGCCAC AATCCAGAAGATCCCTCGATTATTGGTAGGAGCTGCTGATGGGTACCTCTACATGTACAACCTAGACCCCCAAGAAGGAGGAGAATGCACACTAATGAAGCAGCACAA GCTCGATGGCAGTATGGAGCCAGGCAGCGAGATTCTAGAGTCTGCATCCCATGACCGGCCATTGGTAGCGCAGACGTACAGTACCGCTGTGACTAAAG CCTATACGGATGACCTGGGTGCCGTGGGTGGAGCTTGCCTGGAAGATGAAACCAATTCACTCAGATTGGACGAAGACA cTGCTCTTCTCGGCACTTGCACTCGTGCgtttttctcctgctcctcag CCCAGGAGGAAGATCTGGAGCAAGCCCATGCCGATGGGTAA
- the WIPI2 gene encoding WD repeat domain phosphoinositide-interacting protein 2 isoform X5, with translation MNLASQSGDAGSGHLLFANFNQDNTSLAVGSKSGYKFFSLSSVDKLEQIYECTDTEDVCIVERLFSSSLVAIVSLKAPRKLKVCHFKKGTEICNYSYSNTILAVKLNRQRLIVCLEESLYIHNIRDMKVLHTIRETPPNPAGLCALSINNDNCYLAYPGSATIGEVQVFDTINLRAANMIPAHDSPLAALAFDASGSKLATASEKGTVIRVFSIPEGQKLFEFRRGVKRCVSICSLAFSMDGMFLSASSNTETVHIFKLETVKEKPQEEPTTWTGYFGRVLMASTNYLPSQVTEMFNQGRAFATVRLPFCGHKNICALATIQKIPRLLVGAADGYLYMYNLDPQEGGECTLMKQHKLDGSMEPGSEILESASHDRPLVAQTYSTAVTKAYTDDLGAVGGACLEDETNSLRLDEDSEHPPMILRTD, from the exons atccCTTGCAGTTGGCAGTAAATCAGGCTAcaaattcttctctctttcttctgtggaCAAATTAGAGCAGATCTATGAATGCA CTGACACAGAAGATGTGTGCATTGTGGAGAGGCTGTTCTCCAGTAGTCTGGTGGCCATAGTTAGCCTTAAAGCTCCACGCAAGCTGAAAGTTTGTCACTTTAAGAAGGGGACAGAGATTTGCAACTACAGCTACTCCAACACCATCTTGGCGGTCAAACTCAACAGACAG AGGCTGATAGTATGTCTGGAAGAGTCTCTTTACATACACAACATACGAGACATGAAGGTATTGCACACAATCAGGGAGACTCCTCCCAATCCTGCAG GGTTGTGTGCTTTATCAATAAACAATGATAATTGCTACCTGGCCTATCCAGGAAGTGCAACTATTGGAGAAGTACAAGTCTTTGACACCATCAATCTG AGAGCTGCTAATATGATCCCAGCTCATGATAGTCCCTTGGCTGCTTTGGCGTTTGACGCAAGTGGTAGTAAACTTGCCACTGCATCGGAAAAG gggACAGTAATAAGAGTGTTTTCCATTCCAGAGGGACAAAAACTCTTTGAATTCCGAAGGGGAGTGAAGAG GTGTGTGAGCATCTGTTCATTGGCTTTCAGCATGGATGGCATGTTTCTGTCTGCATCCAGTAACACAGAGACGGTGCATATCTTCAAACTTGagactgtgaaagaaaa ACCTCAGGAAGAGCCTACAACCTGGACAGGTTACTTTGGAAGAGTGCTGATGGCCTCAACAAACTATCTGCCCTCTCAAGTAACAGAAATGTTCAACCAGGGTAGAGCCTTTGCTACAGTCCGCCTGCCGTTCTGCGGGCACAAAAACATCTGTGCACTTGCCAC AATCCAGAAGATCCCTCGATTATTGGTAGGAGCTGCTGATGGGTACCTCTACATGTACAACCTAGACCCCCAAGAAGGAGGAGAATGCACACTAATGAAGCAGCACAA GCTCGATGGCAGTATGGAGCCAGGCAGCGAGATTCTAGAGTCTGCATCCCATGACCGGCCATTGGTAGCGCAGACGTACAGTACCGCTGTGACTAAAG CCTATACGGATGACCTGGGTGCCGTGGGTGGAGCTTGCCTGGAAGATGAAACCAATTCACTCAGATTGGACGAAGACAGTGAGCATCCTCCAATGATCCTTCGGACAGACTAA
- the WIPI2 gene encoding WD repeat domain phosphoinositide-interacting protein 2 isoform X4, whose amino-acid sequence MNLASQSGDAGSGHLLFANFNQDNTSLAVGSKSGYKFFSLSSVDKLEQIYECTDTEDVCIVERLFSSSLVAIVSLKAPRKLKVCHFKKGTEICNYSYSNTILAVKLNRQRLIVCLEESLYIHNIRDMKVLHTIRETPPNPAGLCALSINNDNCYLAYPGSATIGEVQVFDTINLRAANMIPAHDSPLAALAFDASGSKLATASEKGTVIRVFSIPEGQKLFEFRRGVKRCVSICSLAFSMDGMFLSASSNTETVHIFKLETVKEKPQEEPTTWTGYFGRVLMASTNYLPSQVTEMFNQGRAFATVRLPFCGHKNICALATIQKIPRLLVGAADGYLYMYNLDPQEGGECTLMKQHKLDGSMEPGSEILESASHDRPLVAQTYSTAVTKGTYVPSSPTRHAYTDDLGAVGGACLEDETNSLRLDEDSEHPPMILRTD is encoded by the exons atccCTTGCAGTTGGCAGTAAATCAGGCTAcaaattcttctctctttcttctgtggaCAAATTAGAGCAGATCTATGAATGCA CTGACACAGAAGATGTGTGCATTGTGGAGAGGCTGTTCTCCAGTAGTCTGGTGGCCATAGTTAGCCTTAAAGCTCCACGCAAGCTGAAAGTTTGTCACTTTAAGAAGGGGACAGAGATTTGCAACTACAGCTACTCCAACACCATCTTGGCGGTCAAACTCAACAGACAG AGGCTGATAGTATGTCTGGAAGAGTCTCTTTACATACACAACATACGAGACATGAAGGTATTGCACACAATCAGGGAGACTCCTCCCAATCCTGCAG GGTTGTGTGCTTTATCAATAAACAATGATAATTGCTACCTGGCCTATCCAGGAAGTGCAACTATTGGAGAAGTACAAGTCTTTGACACCATCAATCTG AGAGCTGCTAATATGATCCCAGCTCATGATAGTCCCTTGGCTGCTTTGGCGTTTGACGCAAGTGGTAGTAAACTTGCCACTGCATCGGAAAAG gggACAGTAATAAGAGTGTTTTCCATTCCAGAGGGACAAAAACTCTTTGAATTCCGAAGGGGAGTGAAGAG GTGTGTGAGCATCTGTTCATTGGCTTTCAGCATGGATGGCATGTTTCTGTCTGCATCCAGTAACACAGAGACGGTGCATATCTTCAAACTTGagactgtgaaagaaaa ACCTCAGGAAGAGCCTACAACCTGGACAGGTTACTTTGGAAGAGTGCTGATGGCCTCAACAAACTATCTGCCCTCTCAAGTAACAGAAATGTTCAACCAGGGTAGAGCCTTTGCTACAGTCCGCCTGCCGTTCTGCGGGCACAAAAACATCTGTGCACTTGCCAC AATCCAGAAGATCCCTCGATTATTGGTAGGAGCTGCTGATGGGTACCTCTACATGTACAACCTAGACCCCCAAGAAGGAGGAGAATGCACACTAATGAAGCAGCACAA GCTCGATGGCAGTATGGAGCCAGGCAGCGAGATTCTAGAGTCTGCATCCCATGACCGGCCATTGGTAGCGCAGACGTACAGTACCGCTGTGACTAAAGGTACATACGTGCCTTCCTCACCCACAAGGCATG CCTATACGGATGACCTGGGTGCCGTGGGTGGAGCTTGCCTGGAAGATGAAACCAATTCACTCAGATTGGACGAAGACAGTGAGCATCCTCCAATGATCCTTCGGACAGACTAA